Below is a window of Anaerolineales bacterium DNA.
CCCGCACCGGCAGGCCGAGGGTTTGGCTGGCGTACATCCGCACTCCGGGAAGCAGGCTTGCGCCGCCGGTCAACACCACGCCCGCCGGCAGGTAATTCAGCATCCCCACCCGTTCGATCTCCTCCAGGACCATGGAGAAGATCTCTTCCATGCGCGGCTGGATGATCGACACCAGATCCGACCGCAGAACCTGAGCCGGAGCCTCCTCGCCGAACAAGCGGACCATGAAGCTTTCGCCGGGCGTGATTTCCGAAGGCAGGGTGTGGCCGTGCTGCAGCTTGATCGATTCGGCAATTTCGGCGGGCATCCGCAGTCCGTGGGCGATGTCGGCGGTAACGTGGTTGCCGCCGACGGGCAACACCGCGGTGTGGCTGACCGTGGCCTCGTGATAGAGCGCCAGGTCGGTCGTGCCGCCGCCGATGTCGACCACAGCCGCGCCCATCTCGCGCTCCGTCTCGCGCAGGACCGCCTCGGCCGAGGCGATCGGATTGAGGACGAAGCCCTCCACTTCCACGCCGCAGATCTGGACGCATTGAGCCAGATTGCGCAGCGCGGTGGTGGAGGCGGTGATGATGTGGGTCTCCATCTCCAGCCGGAAGCCGTGCATCCCGACCGGATTGCGGATCCCCTCCTGGCCGTCGACGACGAATCCGCGCGGGATCACGTGCACGATCTGCCGGTCGTAAGGAACCGCGATTGCGCTGGCGGCTTCGTTCGCGCGGGCGACGTCCTCCGCGGCGATGATCTCCCCGGACACCCCCACCACGCCCCGGCTGTTGATCGAGGAAACCTGCGCCCCGGCCAGGCTGACCACCGCCGAGGCGATCTCGTAGCCCGCCGTCCGCTGGGCTTTGTCGACCGAGGCGGCGATCGCGCGGGCCGCTTCCTCGACGTTGACCACCACGCCGCGCCGGAGGCCGCGCGAAGGTTCGATCCCCACCCCGATGACCTGCAGCGAGCCGTCCTCCAGCTCCTGCGCCACCAGGGTGCAGATTTTCGTCGTCCCGACGTCGATTCCTGTGTACAGATTCACATTCATCCGATCCGCATCCTTGCCGCGCGCCTACCGGCGGTAGAACGGCTGACGCAAATTCTCCACGCTCACCATCCCCGGCCGGATTCCGCGGGCGGTCAGGGAATCGACCAGCCGTCGGTAGGCGTCCAGCTTCCGGACGATCTGCCCCGAAGTGCCGAAGTACACCATCCATCCGCCGGGGTCCATCATCCCCAGCCCGTGGCGGACGTCGTAGATCAGCCGGGTTCCCGAGGGAAGCGCCACGGTGAGCTCCAGCGCTTGCACCACCACCTGCGGGTCGATGTCCGCCGCGCCGTCCAGGGCGATCGCCAGCCCCTGCTCGCGGACTTCCAGGCGGACCAAATCCGAACGTTCGGCGAGCGCCGGGAAGAAGACGCCCTCGGCATCCACCCAGAAGGAGGCGTTTTCCTGGATCCACAACAGAATCGGTTCGCGCTCCAGGATCCGCACCGTCACCTCGCCGTTGACCTCCACGCTCACCGACGCCCGCCGCACGGCCGGGATTTTTCGAAGGATCTCGGCTTCCGCCGCGGCGGGCGAGATCAAAAACAGATTGCCGCCCTGCAAGCCCGAGGCGCTGAATACTCCATCCGGGCTGAGATGCCGCAGGCCTTCGATCTGCGCCGACCGCACCTGGAAATTCGGAGAGGTCAGCAGAAACAACAAGCCGGCGCAGGCCAATCCGGCCAGAAGCACGGCCAGAGAGCGCGGCGAAAAGGAAATCGTCACTGCCGGCAGCTGGACTTCGGCCCCCCGTTCGGCCAGGGGGATGCTGTACATCCGCTGGGCCCGGGCCGCCGGACCGCGGGGGCGAATTTCCCATCTCGGCTGCGGCGCGGCAGGGCGGGCCGCAGCCGGATGGGAACGCCACTCCGGATTGTTCCGCGCCGCCGCCTTGCGGCGCTTGCGGCGCAGCTGATCCGCTCTGGTCGTGTTCTCCTTCCGTCCCAATACGATTGCCATGTTTGCCTTCAAATTCCTCAGATTGTCCGCCACCCGGAGCGCCCGCTTTTTTCCTGGTTTGGAAGCGAAAGATCCCGATCCAGGTCCGGAGAGGCTCCGCTTCCCCTCGCAGCCCCCGCTCCGCAGAGGCCGGCGCGGGGCGGAGCGCTTGGAAAGACTTCCTTCCCGCGATTAATTCCTGCGATAGCTCCGTTCGTTCTTGGCGCGCTCCGCGTGCCGCTCGAGCGCAAGATCAATCAATCGGTCGAGCAAATCGGGATAGGGCAATCCGCTTTTTTCCCAAAGCTTCGGGTACATGCTGATGGCGGTGAAGCCCGGCATGGTGTTCAATTCGTTGAGGAACACCTCGCCGGTCCGGCGGTCCATCAGGAAATCGGCCCGCGAAAGCCCGGCGCCGTCGATCGCCCGGTACGCCTCCACCGCCCAGCGCTGGATCTCGCCGGCCTTTTCCTCCGGGATCGGCGCCGGGATGAGCAGCTGCGAGGTTCCGTCGACGTATTTCGATTCGTAGGAATAAAACTCGCGGCTGGGAACGACCTCGCCCGGGACGGAGGCTTCCGGCCGTTCGTTGCCGAGCACGCTGACTTCGATCTCGCGGGCGTCGATCCCGCGCTCGACCAGCACCCGCCGGTCGTAGCGCGCGGCATCGGCCATCCCCTCCATCAAATCGGAGCGGTTGGCGCAGCGCGAAATGCCGACCGAGGAGCCGAGGTTGGCCGGTTTGGTGAACAGCGGGTAGGCGCCCACCGCTTCCGCCCGCCGCACGGCCCCGTCCAGGTCGTGCGCGATCTCGCTCCGGGTGCAGAGGATGTATTCCGGAATCGGAATGGCGTGGGCGCGCATCAACTGTTTGAACAGCGCCTTGTCCATCGCCACCGAGGAAGCCAGCACGCCCGCCCCGACATAGGGCACCTCGGCCATCTCGAGCAGCCCCTGCAGCGTGCCGTCCTCGCCGAACGTCCCGTGCAGGACCGGGAAGACCACGTCCACCTCGCGGAAAAGCTTTAAACGCAGCTCCGCGTCGCCCCCGTCCGGCCGGATCTCCCAGATCCGCGACGGCCCCGGCTCGGCCAGCATGGCGGCGCGTTTGCCCCCGCCGCTCCGGCTTTGCAACGCCTGCATCACCCCCGCGCCCGCCATCCAGCGGCCTTCCGGGGTGATGCCGATCTCCACCACTTCGTAGCGCGCGGGATCGAGCGCGTCGAGCACCGAACGGGCCGACATCAGGGAGACTTCGTGTTCCCCGGAGCGGCCGCCGTATATCACTCCGATCCGCAGTTTACCCATGTCCGCCTCGCAGCGTCTCCGGCCAATCTCCAGCCATGACGATCTCCGGTTCAAGGTCGATCCCGAACCTTTCCCGCACCGAACGGCGGGCCAAATCCATCAGGGCGCGGATGTCTTCGGCCCGGGCGTTCCCCAGGTTGAGGAAGAAATTCGCATGTTGGGTCGAAATCTCCGCATCGCCCATCCGGTATCCTTTTAGTCCCGCCGCCTCGATCAGCCGTCCGGCGTAATCCCCGGGAGGATTCTTGAACATCGATCCCATCGAGGATCCGGTCGGCTGGGTTTCCCGGCGCTTGGACAGAAATCCGCCGATCCGGGCGACGGCTTCCGAAGGATCGCAGCGCCGCAGCGCAAACTCCACCGCCAGCACCACCGCCTGCCCGGGGCTCTTGCGCAGGAGGCTGGAACGATAGGAAAATTCCAGCGCATCCGGCCCGATCCGCCTGCGGTCGGCCGAGATTCCGGCCTTTTTTTCCGATTCCATTCGTTGCAAGATTTCGACCATTTGCAGCGAGCCGGCGGTGTCGGCCCCGAAGGCGCCGGCGTTGCCCACCACCGCGCCGCCGACGGTGCCCGGGATCGCCGCCGCCCACTCGAGGCCGGTCCAACCCATCTGCGCCGCCTGGCGCGCCACCGCACCGATCGAAGCGCCGGATTCGGCCCAGACCACCGCGTTGTCCTTCGCCCCGTTGTTCCCCGGCCGGATTTCGTAGCGCTTGCCACGGTTCAGCAGGACCAGGTCGCGGCAGCCGTTGTCGGAAATCAGCGTGTTCGATCCGCCGCCGAGGACAAAGAACGGGATTTCATCCCGCCAGAGCCATTCCGCCGTCCGGGCCAATTCCTCCGCATCGCGCACTTCCACCAGCGCGTCCGCCAGCCCGCCGATTTTAGCCGTGGTCAGGCGGTCCAGGGGGACTTCCTCCTGTAGCCGGTCCCCGAAGTGCGCGCGCAGTTTTTCCAACGGGAGGATCGGCGCCCGGATCGCCGCGGCGCCCTCGGCTTCGATCTGCCGCATCCGGCGCAGGACTTCCTCCCCGATCCGGTTGGCGTCGCCCGCGCTGAGCATCACCAGCACGTCCCCGCAGCGCAGTTCGCGCGTCAGGTATGGGACGGCTTCCATTAGTTCAGGGATGTAGACGGCTTCGGTGTCGGTCATCGCGCGCACCATCTCCTCGATCGGGAACGCGGCGTCCACCGGTTCGCGCGCCCGATACACGGGAAGCACCACCGTTTTGTCGGCTTCGCCAAAGGCCTGCTCGAATTGCTTCAACAGCACCCTCGTCCGGGAATAGGTATGCGGCTGCCATACCGCCCAGATCCGCCCCTGCGGAAAGCGCTGGCGCGCCGCGGAAAGCGTGGCGCGGATCTCGCTGGGATGGTGGGCGTAATCGTCCACCACCGTCACCCCGCAGGATTCCCCCTTGATCTCGAAGCGCCGTTCGGCGCCGTGATACTGGGCCAGGGATTTCGCCGCGTGCGAAAACGGAATCCCGCACAAATCCGCCGCGCACAGGGCGGCCAGCGAATTGCAGACGTTGTGCATGCCCGGCAGCCGGATTCGCACCCGTCCGAGCACCTCGCCGCTCCGCACCGCGAGGAAATCGCTTCCGCCCTCGGCGTTGGCTTGGATCTGGGTCGCCTGCCAATCGGCCTCCATCTCGACGGCGTAGGAATACACCGAAATGTCGGGCCGCCGCTTTCCCAGATCCTCGACGACGTGGATCGCGCCGGCCGAATCCGCGCACACCGCCACCGAGCCGTCGGGCTGCATGCGGCCGAGGAATTCGGCGAAGGCCCGGTACAGGTCCTCGAGCGTCGGGTAGCAGTCCGGATGGTCGTGCTCGACGTTGGTCAGCACCGTGATCCACGGCGCCAGCCCGAGGAAGGCGCGGTCGTATTCGTCGGCCTCAATAACGAAATGGTCGCCCTGCCCCGCCCGCGCGTTGGCGCCGCCGAAATCGGCCAGCGCGCCGCCGGCGATGAAAGAAGGATCCAACCCCCGGCGGACGAGCAGGTGGGCGATCATTCCGGTGGTGGTCGTTTTGCCGTGGGTGCCGGCCACCGCCACGGTGCGCTTGCCGCGGGTGAGCGGACCGAAGAATTCGGAGCGCTTGTAGACCGGCAGCCCCGCCCGGCGCGCCGCGGCCACCTCGACGTTGTCTTCCTTCACCGCCGAGGAGACGATCACCGCGTCCGCGCCGCGGACGTTTTCCGCCGCGTGCCCGAGCTCCACCTGCGCGCCGAGGTCGCGCAGGCCGTCGAGGAAGGTGGATTCCGCCATGTCTGAACCGCTCACCCGCTCACCCCGTTCCAGGAGCACCCGGGCAATCGCCGAAAGCCCCGAACCGCCGATTCCGACCAAGTGGTAATGCATGTCACACAAAGACCACGATCACGAAGATGAACGCCACGGCGACCGCCACGAACACCCACAGCTCGCCGAGCAGAATTGGCGGCATGTACTTCATCATCGACACGATCTCCGGATCCCTGGCGTGGGCCAGCGCCTGTTCGAAACCCGGAAACGGATATCCCGCCTGGTGCAGGAAAAACCACAGGCTGCCGAAGAGCAGCAGGCCGTTGAGCGCGCCGAGGACGATCCCCAACAGCCAATCCTGCAGTCGTTCGCGCAGGAAACGGTCCGCCGGAATCCACGGCAGGCGCGGGGTCAGGTATCCGAAATACGCCAGGATCGCGAACACGCCCGCCCGGATGGCGAACACTTCCGGCGCCGGGAGCGAAGCCATGAGCCCCGAGGCGTATTTGTCGAGCAGCATGTTGATGAACATCGCCAGCACCAGCGCGCAGCTGACCAACAGCTCCTTGGCCCATCCGCGCAGCGAGCCGATTGCCGCGAAGAACAGCACCGCCAGCGAGAACACCAGGGGCATGGTCATGGCGGATTATCCCGCTCCCGCCTGCCCTCGGCCGAAAAGGCCGGGGACGGGACGCTCCATCCGGCGGCCTGCCGCGCAGTCGCCGGCAGACGCACTTCTAGCCGCCGTATAGCCTAGGGCGCGGTCGTTCACTTCGGCCCTTCCTTGACCACCGCGACCACTTCCCCGGCCAATTTCAGGGCTGAGTTTTTCTGATTGATCTTCTCGAGCACCCGGCGCATGTCCTTGCGCCGCGGCTTGTCGGCCATCAGCGCCAGCACTTCCGCCGCCATCCTTTCCGAAAGGGTTTCGTCCGGCAGAACGACCGCCGCCCCCTGGGATTCCAGGTAGCGGGCGTTGGTGCGCTGGTAGCGCCAGGCGTGCGGGTAGGGGATCAGGATCGACGGCAGCCGGAAGTGCGGGTATTCCCCAAGCACCGAAGCGCCTGCCCGCGAAACCGCGATGTCGGCGGCCGCCAGGGCGCCGCCCATCTCCTCGTGCAGGTAGGGATGGGCGTGGTAGCGCGCCTTGTGCCACTTCGGCAGGTTGTGCCGCACCTTCTCTACTTCAGGCCAATCCAGGGTTCCGGTTATGTGTATCACGTGCATCTCCTCCAGCAGTTTCGGCAGCGCCGCCGTCAGCGCGCGGTTGATCGACCGCGCTCCGCGGCTCCCGCCGAATGCCAACAACACCGGCGCCTCCGCCGGGATCCCGAAGGTTTTCCGCCCTTCCGCGCGGGTCGCGCGCAGGATCTCCTCGCGCAACGGATAGCCGGTGACGACCACCGGTGCGCCCTTCGGGTAATGGACCGCCGAGCGGTCCGTCGTCACCGCGATCCGCCGCGCGAACCGCGCCGCGAACCGCGCCGCCAGCGCCGGTTCGATGTCCGGCACGTACACCACCACGGGAACGGCCCGCAGGCACGCCGCCAAAACCGCCGGGGCGGCCAGATACCCGCCCGTCACGAACACCGCCTGCGCTCCGAAGCAACCGATTTCCCGCCAAGCGTCCACCGTCCCCAGCAGCAGCCGGACCGCGTTCCCCGGCGCGGCTTTCCATCCGACCCCGTGCATTCCGGCGGCGCGGATCAGCCGGATGGGGATGCCGGCCCGCCGGACCAGATCCTCCTCCATCCCCCCCCGCCCGCCGAGCCACAACAGCTCGGCTTCAGGCGCTGAATGCCGAAGCGCCTGCGCCGTTGCGAGGGCGGGGTAGATTCCTCCCCCCGTCCCCCCGGCGCAAAGTAGTATCTTCACCCGTCGCCTCCGCGGCGCCGCCGCCTGGGCTGCGCGAGATGTTTAACAGCATCCCCATCGCTCCGAGCGTCAGCACCAGGTTCGAACCGCCGTAGCTGAAGAAGGGCAGCGCGTTCCCGGCGAACGGCAGGACCTGCAGGATCGTCAGGATGTTGATCACCGCCTCGAGCGCCACCCAGCTGGTGATTCCCGCGGCCAGCAGCAGCCCCAGTTCGTCGCGAGCCCGCATCGCGATCCGGTAGCCGCGCCAAATCAGCACGGCAAACAGGACCAGCACGAACAGCGCGCCGAGCAATCCAAGCTCCTCGCCGATGACCGCGAACACGCTGTCGGTGTGCGCCGCCGGCAGGGAAAAATACTTGAAGCGGCTGGCGCCGGCGCCCACTCCGAAGATCCCGCCGGAGGAAATCGCCGACAGCGCCTCGCGGATGTGCAGGTTCGCCTCGCGGATGTTCCGCCATCCGGCCAGGTAGTCCAGAATCCTTTGCGGCCGCATGACCCCCGCCAGGAGAATCCCGCCCACCCCGATCACCAGCGATCCGATCACCACGTTGTGGAGCTTCCCGCCGCCGAAATAAAACATCGCAATCCCGATCAAAACCACCGTCACGGCGGCGCTGTAATCCGGCTCGATCGCGATCAATCCGGAGAACAACGCGATCAGCGCCGCGTAGGGGATCAGGCCGAGCTTCACGTCGTGCAACACTTCGGCCTTGGATACCAGCCAGACCGCCAGGTAGATCACGGTGACCAGCTTCGCCAGTTCCGACGGCTGGACCGAATTTCCGAACAGGCCCACCCGGGTGAGGGAATCCCCCTTGAGGATGACCACCGCGATCAACGCGGCCACGGTCGCCAGCGCCAGCAGGACGACCAGGCCCTTGACCCGGAAGAAGATGTGGTAGTCGAGGACGTACATCACGCCCAGGAAGACCAGCCCGATCCCCGCCCAACCGAGTTGGCGCAGGAACAGCACCCACACCGACTCAGCCTCGTAATAGACGTAGGAGACTCCCCAGGTGGTGGAGGCGACCGTAATCAGCCCGGCCGTCAGCATGGTGATCACTACCAGCAGGAGGATCACGTCGAAGCCGAGGTCCGCGCCGGTCATGCGCTCCTTCCACTGCCCTCTCATTCGTCCTCCGCTTTCATCGCCCTCACCAAAGCCCGGAAGGCTTCTCCGCGCTCTTCGAAATCCTTGTACGCGTCGTAACTCGTCCCGCCCGGCGAGAGCAGGACCACGCTTCCGGGCCGGACGGTCTCGGCGGCTTTCCGCACCGCGGCTTCCAGGGTCGGAACGACCGCCACGCTGTAGGGCCGTTGCCCCGCTTCCGCATCCCCCAGCACCCGATGGATCAAGTCCGCCGCCTCGCCAAAGAGCACCAGGTGGTCCACCCGCCGGCGCACCAGGTCCGCCCACTCCTTCCACGGAAGGTTTTTATCCCTTCCGCCGGCCAGGAGGACGATCGGCTCGTCGAAGGAGCGGATCGCGGCGGCCGCCCGTTCCGGGGCGGTGGCGATCGAATCGTTGTACCAGTCGGCCCCGCGCCGCCGCGCGACGAACTCCAGCCGGTGCGGAACGCCGCGGAAGCCCGCCATGCCCCGGGCCAGCACGTCCGCCGGAATTCCGGCCGCCGCGCCGACCGCACAGGCGGCGACGGCATTCGCCAGGTTGTGCTCGCCGCGCAGCAGAACCGCTTGGCGGTCGGCGACCGGTTCGGCCTTCCCGCCGCGTTCGACCACGATCCGGCCGCCGTCCAGGTACGCCCCGTCGCCGTCCCAGGCTTTCGGGCTCAGGCTGAAGAAGGAGCGGCGCCCGCGCACGGCCGATTGCAGGCCGCGGGTCTCCGGCGAATCCCACCCCAGAACCGCGGAATCCTCCGCGGCCTGGAATTCGAATATGCGCATCTTGGCCCGCCGGTAGGCCTCCATGGTGCGGTGCCGGTCCAGATGGTTGGGCGTGATGTTGAGAACCGCCGCCACCTGCGGACTGCGCTCGGCCAGCTCCAATTGGAACGACGACAGCTCGAGCACGGCCAAATCCTCCGGCCGCATTTCATTCACCTCGTTCAACAGCGGATTGCCGATGTTCCCGCCCACCCAGGCTTTGCGGATCAAACCGGCTTCGGCGGCGCAGGCCGCCATCCGGCCGACGAGGGTGGTGGTGGTCGTTTTGCCCGAGGATCCGGTGATGCCGACGACCTTCGCCGGAGCCGCCTCGAGAAACAGCTGGGTGTCGTTGGTCAGCGGGAGCGACCGCTCCCGGGCCTCCGCAACGATCGGAAGGTCGGTGGGCACGCCGCCGGATAGGCACAGCAGGTCGATCCCCTCCAGCAATCCGGGAGGATGCCCGCCCAGCCGATACTCGACCTCGTATCCCGCCAACTCGTCCATCTCCTTTTTTAAGGCTCCGGCCTCCTTCATGTCAGAGACGGTGATCCGGGCTCCCTTTGCGGCCAGGTAGCGGACCAGGGCGGTACCTTGCCTGGCCAAGCCGAGGACTGCCACCCGTTTGCCCGCCAGATCCCGGGCCGCCATCTCACATCGCCTTGGCCAGCGCCACGCCGACCATCGCCGCCAGCAGCCCGATCAGCCAGAACCTTTGCACCACCTGGGTTTCGCTCCAGCCGAGCAGTTCGAAATGGTGGTGCAGCGGCGCCATCTTGAACAGCCGTTTGCCCTTGGTCATCTTAAAATACCCCACCTGCAGAATGACGCTGGCCGTCTCCGCCACCGGGATGATCGCGATCACCGGCAGGATCGCCCATTGGGCGGTCATCAGCGCGACGACGCTCAACACGGCGCCGACCGAAAGCGACCCGGTGTCGCCCATGAACAATTCGGCCGGGTGGGCGTTGAACCACAGGAAGGCAAACAGCACTCCGACCACCGTGAAGCAGAAGCTCATCAGGTACACCTGGCCCTGCAGGGCGGCGATCATCCCGTAGGCGGCGAAGGCCGTCGCGGAGATGATCCCCGCCAAGCCGTCGAGCCCGTCGGTGATGTTGACGGCGTTGGTTCCGCAGAGGATGATGAAAGCGGCGATCGGCACGTACCACACGCCCAGATTGATGTCGGCCGGGACTCCGGGCAGGTACATGTTCGGCACCCGCAGAACGTATTTCAACCCGACGGCCACGCCGACCGCCACCACGGCCTGCAAGGGGAACTTCACCCGGGCCCGCAGCGGCCGGCCTTTGAGGCCGAGCAGATCGTCGATCGCGCCCAATCCGGCGTAGACCACCATCACCGCCAGCGGCAGGAGGATGGATCCTCCGATGAGGGTCCGCCCGAGGATCGGCACCGTATTGAGCAGAAGGGTCATCGCCACCACCGGAATGACGATCAACAATCCGCCCATCGTCGGGGTGCCCAGCTTGGTCTGGTGGCTGCGCGGGCCTTCGACCCGGATCTGCTTCCCCACCCCCAAACGGCGCAGGATGCGCAGCAGCGGCCCGCCCCAGATGACCGTCAACGCGAAGCCGATGGCTCCCAAGCTGAGCGCCATCGGGACTCCTTCCATCATTCCGGCACCTCCAGCGAGAGCACGATGTCATCCAGCTTGAGCGCCCGCGAGCCCTTCACCAGCACCACGTCCCCCGCGCCGATCGACCGGCGCAGAAACTCGCACGCCTCCTTGGCGGTTTCGAACAACGCGATCTTGGCCGAGGAGAGGCCCTGCAAGTGCGCCTCGTCGGCGATCCAGCGCGCCTTCGGCCCCACCGCCAGCAGGAGATCCGCCACGTCCGCGGACCGCGCCCCGACCATCCGGTGCCCCGTCTCCTCGAATTCCCCGAGTTCGAGCATGTCGCCGAGGACCGCCACCTTGCGTCCGTCCAGCTCCGCCAGCAGGTTGAGCGCGGCGATCATCGAATCCGGCGAGGCGTTGTAGGTGTCGTCGATCAGCAGGGAGTCCCCCGGGCCGGTCACCGCCACCAGGCGCAGCTGGGTCGAAGGCGTCAGCAGTCCGCCGAGGATCTCCTGCCAGTTCAGCCCTTCCGTCAGGCCGACCGCCGAGGCGCGCATCGCCGTATGCACCGAATGCTGTCCGAGCAGCGGCAGGCGCACGTGCAGGGTCTCCCCTTCGTAGTGCAGGTCGAAACTCACCCCCTCGAGGCCCAAGCCTTCGATGCGATCGGACCACAAATCGGCCTCGGGCGACAGGCCGTAGGTGAAGATCCTGGCCTTGGTGCGCGGCGCCATGGCCCGCACCCGCTCGTCGTCGTAATTGAGGATCGCCGTCCCGTCTGCCGGCAGGGCTTCCACCAACTCGGCTTTGCCGTCCACGATCGCCTCGAGGGAACCGGCCCGCTCGAGGTGGACCGGGGCGATCATCGTGATCACGCCCACCTGCGGCCGGGCGATTTCGCACAAGAAGGCGATGTCGCCCTCCACGTAGAAACCCATTTCCAGTACCAGGCGGCGGTGGGATTCGGTCGCTTTAAGCATCG
It encodes the following:
- the ftsA gene encoding cell division protein FtsA, yielding MNVNLYTGIDVGTTKICTLVAQELEDGSLQVIGVGIEPSRGLRRGVVVNVEEAARAIAASVDKAQRTAGYEIASAVVSLAGAQVSSINSRGVVGVSGEIIAAEDVARANEAASAIAVPYDRQIVHVIPRGFVVDGQEGIRNPVGMHGFRLEMETHIITASTTALRNLAQCVQICGVEVEGFVLNPIASAEAVLRETEREMGAAVVDIGGGTTDLALYHEATVSHTAVLPVGGNHVTADIAHGLRMPAEIAESIKLQHGHTLPSEITPGESFMVRLFGEEAPAQVLRSDLVSIIQPRMEEIFSMVLEEIERVGMLNYLPAGVVLTGGASLLPGVRMYASQTLGLPVRVAGPGELKGLVDQLNSPAYATSVGLLIWLQKEVQGLSAAKPAHKPRRKEGADFGKKIQDFIKTILKGMAP
- a CDS encoding FtsQ-type POTRA domain-containing protein, which translates into the protein MAIVLGRKENTTRADQLRRKRRKAAARNNPEWRSHPAAARPAAPQPRWEIRPRGPAARAQRMYSIPLAERGAEVQLPAVTISFSPRSLAVLLAGLACAGLLFLLTSPNFQVRSAQIEGLRHLSPDGVFSASGLQGGNLFLISPAAAEAEILRKIPAVRRASVSVEVNGEVTVRILEREPILLWIQENASFWVDAEGVFFPALAERSDLVRLEVREQGLAIALDGAADIDPQVVVQALELTVALPSGTRLIYDVRHGLGMMDPGGWMVYFGTSGQIVRKLDAYRRLVDSLTARGIRPGMVSVENLRQPFYRR
- a CDS encoding D-alanine--D-alanine ligase; amino-acid sequence: MGKLRIGVIYGGRSGEHEVSLMSARSVLDALDPARYEVVEIGITPEGRWMAGAGVMQALQSRSGGGKRAAMLAEPGPSRIWEIRPDGGDAELRLKLFREVDVVFPVLHGTFGEDGTLQGLLEMAEVPYVGAGVLASSVAMDKALFKQLMRAHAIPIPEYILCTRSEIAHDLDGAVRRAEAVGAYPLFTKPANLGSSVGISRCANRSDLMEGMADAARYDRRVLVERGIDAREIEVSVLGNERPEASVPGEVVPSREFYSYESKYVDGTSQLLIPAPIPEEKAGEIQRWAVEAYRAIDGAGLSRADFLMDRRTGEVFLNELNTMPGFTAISMYPKLWEKSGLPYPDLLDRLIDLALERHAERAKNERSYRRN
- the murC gene encoding UDP-N-acetylmuramate--L-alanine ligase yields the protein MHYHLVGIGGSGLSAIARVLLERGERVSGSDMAESTFLDGLRDLGAQVELGHAAENVRGADAVIVSSAVKEDNVEVAAARRAGLPVYKRSEFFGPLTRGKRTVAVAGTHGKTTTTGMIAHLLVRRGLDPSFIAGGALADFGGANARAGQGDHFVIEADEYDRAFLGLAPWITVLTNVEHDHPDCYPTLEDLYRAFAEFLGRMQPDGSVAVCADSAGAIHVVEDLGKRRPDISVYSYAVEMEADWQATQIQANAEGGSDFLAVRSGEVLGRVRIRLPGMHNVCNSLAALCAADLCGIPFSHAAKSLAQYHGAERRFEIKGESCGVTVVDDYAHHPSEIRATLSAARQRFPQGRIWAVWQPHTYSRTRVLLKQFEQAFGEADKTVVLPVYRAREPVDAAFPIEEMVRAMTDTEAVYIPELMEAVPYLTRELRCGDVLVMLSAGDANRIGEEVLRRMRQIEAEGAAAIRAPILPLEKLRAHFGDRLQEEVPLDRLTTAKIGGLADALVEVRDAEELARTAEWLWRDEIPFFVLGGGSNTLISDNGCRDLVLLNRGKRYEIRPGNNGAKDNAVVWAESGASIGAVARQAAQMGWTGLEWAAAIPGTVGGAVVGNAGAFGADTAGSLQMVEILQRMESEKKAGISADRRRIGPDALEFSYRSSLLRKSPGQAVVLAVEFALRRCDPSEAVARIGGFLSKRRETQPTGSSMGSMFKNPPGDYAGRLIEAAGLKGYRMGDAEISTQHANFFLNLGNARAEDIRALMDLARRSVRERFGIDLEPEIVMAGDWPETLRGGHG
- a CDS encoding UDP-N-acetylglucosamine--N-acetylmuramyl-(pentapeptide) pyrophosphoryl-undecaprenol N-acetylglucosamine transferase; the encoded protein is MKILLCAGGTGGGIYPALATAQALRHSAPEAELLWLGGRGGMEEDLVRRAGIPIRLIRAAGMHGVGWKAAPGNAVRLLLGTVDAWREIGCFGAQAVFVTGGYLAAPAVLAACLRAVPVVVYVPDIEPALAARFAARFARRIAVTTDRSAVHYPKGAPVVVTGYPLREEILRATRAEGRKTFGIPAEAPVLLAFGGSRGARSINRALTAALPKLLEEMHVIHITGTLDWPEVEKVRHNLPKWHKARYHAHPYLHEEMGGALAAADIAVSRAGASVLGEYPHFRLPSILIPYPHAWRYQRTNARYLESQGAAVVLPDETLSERMAAEVLALMADKPRRKDMRRVLEKINQKNSALKLAGEVVAVVKEGPK
- a CDS encoding FtsW/RodA/SpoVE family cell cycle protein; translation: MRGQWKERMTGADLGFDVILLLVVITMLTAGLITVASTTWGVSYVYYEAESVWVLFLRQLGWAGIGLVFLGVMYVLDYHIFFRVKGLVVLLALATVAALIAVVILKGDSLTRVGLFGNSVQPSELAKLVTVIYLAVWLVSKAEVLHDVKLGLIPYAALIALFSGLIAIEPDYSAAVTVVLIGIAMFYFGGGKLHNVVIGSLVIGVGGILLAGVMRPQRILDYLAGWRNIREANLHIREALSAISSGGIFGVGAGASRFKYFSLPAAHTDSVFAVIGEELGLLGALFVLVLFAVLIWRGYRIAMRARDELGLLLAAGITSWVALEAVINILTILQVLPFAGNALPFFSYGGSNLVLTLGAMGMLLNISRSPGGGAAEATGEDTTLRRGDGGRNLPRPRNGAGASAFSA
- the murD gene encoding UDP-N-acetylmuramoyl-L-alanine--D-glutamate ligase, whose amino-acid sequence is MAARDLAGKRVAVLGLARQGTALVRYLAAKGARITVSDMKEAGALKKEMDELAGYEVEYRLGGHPPGLLEGIDLLCLSGGVPTDLPIVAEARERSLPLTNDTQLFLEAAPAKVVGITGSSGKTTTTTLVGRMAACAAEAGLIRKAWVGGNIGNPLLNEVNEMRPEDLAVLELSSFQLELAERSPQVAAVLNITPNHLDRHRTMEAYRRAKMRIFEFQAAEDSAVLGWDSPETRGLQSAVRGRRSFFSLSPKAWDGDGAYLDGGRIVVERGGKAEPVADRQAVLLRGEHNLANAVAACAVGAAAGIPADVLARGMAGFRGVPHRLEFVARRRGADWYNDSIATAPERAAAAIRSFDEPIVLLAGGRDKNLPWKEWADLVRRRVDHLVLFGEAADLIHRVLGDAEAGQRPYSVAVVPTLEAAVRKAAETVRPGSVVLLSPGGTSYDAYKDFEERGEAFRALVRAMKAEDE
- a CDS encoding phospho-N-acetylmuramoyl-pentapeptide-transferase; translation: MEGVPMALSLGAIGFALTVIWGGPLLRILRRLGVGKQIRVEGPRSHQTKLGTPTMGGLLIVIPVVAMTLLLNTVPILGRTLIGGSILLPLAVMVVYAGLGAIDDLLGLKGRPLRARVKFPLQAVVAVGVAVGLKYVLRVPNMYLPGVPADINLGVWYVPIAAFIILCGTNAVNITDGLDGLAGIISATAFAAYGMIAALQGQVYLMSFCFTVVGVLFAFLWFNAHPAELFMGDTGSLSVGAVLSVVALMTAQWAILPVIAIIPVAETASVILQVGYFKMTKGKRLFKMAPLHHHFELLGWSETQVVQRFWLIGLLAAMVGVALAKAM